A stretch of the Notamacropus eugenii isolate mMacEug1 chromosome 2, mMacEug1.pri_v2, whole genome shotgun sequence genome encodes the following:
- the HGS gene encoding hepatocyte growth factor-regulated tyrosine kinase substrate isoform X9: MIRQGDTQAKYAVSSIKKKVNDKNPHVALYALEVMESVVKNCGQTVHDEVANKQTMEELKELLKRQVEVNVRNKILYLIQAWAHAFRNEPKYKVVQDTYQIMKVEGHVFPEFKESDAMFAAERAPDWVDAEECHRCRVQFGVMTRKHHCRACGQIFCGKCSSKCSTIPKFGIEKEVRVCEPCYELLNKKAEGKASSTTELPPEYLTSPLSQQSQLPPKRDETALQEEEELQLAIALSQSEAEEKERMRQKTTYTMYPKAEPTPVTSSAPPASTLYSSPVNSSAPLAEDIDPELARYLNRNYWEKKQEEVQKSPTPSAPAPLADSAPQPTEGHATPGNMLETPLPETDSQPITPSGGPFSEQQYQNGESEENHEQFLKALQNAVTTFVNRMKSNHMRGRSITNDSAVLSLFQSINNMHPQLLELLNQLDERRLYYEGLQDKLAQIRDARGALNALREEHREKLRRAAEEAERQRQIQLAQKLEIMRQKKQEYLEMQRQLAIQRLQEQEKERQMRLEQQKQTIQMRAQMPAFSLPYAQLQAMPPAGGVIYQPSGPTNFPGTFSPAGSVEGSPMHTVYMNQPTQAGSGPYPSMPVAGTDPNMVSAYMYQAGAGGGQATQQGQPVPTTNPAYSSYQPTPTQGYQNVASQAPQSLPPISQPPQSSTMGYMGNQSVSMGYQPYSMQNLMTTLPGQDPSMPPQQPYLSGQQPMYQQLAPPGGPLQQPPPPVPQQPPSQGQPAPGSGEAQLISFD; encoded by the exons ATGATCCGTCAGGGAGATACTCA AGCAAAATATGCTGTAAGTTCCATCAAGAAAAAAGTCAATGACAAGaatccacatgtggccctctatgcCTTAGAG GTTATGGAATCTGTTGTCAAgaactgtggtcagacagttcatGATGAGGTAGCCAACAAACAGACAATGGAAGAGCTAAAAGAGCTGCTAAAG AGGCAAGTGGAAGTAAACGTCCGTAACAAAATCCTCTACCTGATCCAGGCTTGGGCTCATGCCTTCCGAAATGAGCCCAAGTATAAGGTAGTGCAGGACACCTACCAGATCATGAAGGTGGAAG GTCATGTTTTCCCAGAATTCAAGGAGAGTGATGCTATGTTTGCTGCAGAAAGG GCTCCTGATTGGGTTGATGCTGAAGAATGTCACAGATGTAGAGTACAATTTGGAGTGATGACACGTAAA CATCACTGCCGGGCATGTGGACAAATCTTTTGTGGGAAATGTTCCTCCAAATGTTCCACCATTCCCAAGTTTGGCATTGAAAAGGAAGTACGTGTGTGTGAGCCCTGCTATGAACTGCTAAACAA GAAGGCCGAAGGTAAAGCTAGCTCCACAACAGAGCTGCCTCCAGAGTACCTGACCAGCCCCCTGTCCCAGCAGTCTCAG TTGCCTCCCAAGAGGGATGAGACAGCTCtgcaagaagaagaagaactgcAGCTGGCTATTGCCCTGTCACAGTCAGAGGCcgaggaaaaggagaggatg AGGCAAAAGACAACATATACCATGTATCCAAAGGCAGAGCCCACACCTGTGACTTCATCTGCGCCCCCTGCTAGCACCTTGTATTCTTCCCCTGTG aactCATCCGCTCCCTTGGCTGAGGATATTGACCCTGAG CTTGCTCGGTATCTCAACCGGAACTACTGGGAGAAGAAGCAAGAGGAGGTTCAGAAGAGCCCCACCCCATCAGCCCCTGCTCCTCTGGCAGACTCTGCCCCCCAGCCTACAGAAGGACATGCCACCCCAGGAAACATGCTAGAG ACTCCCCTCCCGGAAACAGACTCTCAGCCCATAACTCCCTCCGGTGGCCCCTTTAGTGAG CAGCAGTACCAGAACGGGGAGTCCGAGGAGAACCATGAGCAGTTTCTGAAGGCTCTACAGAATGCTGTCACCACCTTTGTCAACCGCATGAAGAGCAACCATATGAGGGGACGGAGCATCACCAATGACTCAGCCGTGCTCTCCCTCTTCCAGTCAATTAATAACATGCATCCTCAGCTGCTGGAGCTGCTCAACCAGCTGGATGAGCGAAGGT TGTATTATGAGGGACTTCAAGATAAGCTGGCCCAGATCAGAGATGCCCGGGGAGCACTCAATGCCCTCCGGGAGGAGCACAGGGAGAAACTGCGCCGGGCAGCTGAAGAGGCAGAGCGTCAGCGCCAGATCCAGCTGGCccagaaactggaaatcatgAGGCAGAAGAAGCAG GAATACCTAGAGATGCAAAGGCAGTTGGCCATTCAGCGCCTACAGGAGCAGGAAAAGGAGCGGCAGATGCGCCTGGAACAGCAAAAGCAGACAATTCAGATGCGAGCACAGATGCCAGCTTTCTCCTTGCCTTATGCCCAG CTACAGGCCATGCCCCCAGCAGGTGGGGTAATATACCAGCCTTCTGGCCCTACGAATTTCCCTGGTACCTTTAGCCCAGCAGGCTCAGTGGAGGGCTCCCCTATGCACACAGTATACATGAACCAGCCAACACAGGCAGGCAGCGGACCCTACCCTAGCATGCCAGTGGCTGGAACAG ATCCTAATATGGTGAGCGCCTACATGTACCAGGCAGGGGCAGGTGGTGGACAGGCAACTCAGCAGGGGCAGCCTGTGCCCACCACAAATCCAGCCTATTCTTCCTACCAGCCAACCCCCACACAAGGCTATCAG AATGTCGCCTCTCAAGCCCCACAGAGCCTCCCCCCTATTTCTCAGCCTCCACAGTCCAGTACAATGGGCTATATGGGGAACCAGTCCGTCTCTATGGGATATCAGCCATACAGCATGCAG AATCTTATGACTACCCTTCCTGGCCAGGATCCATCGATGCCCCCCCAGCAACCCTACCTCTCGGGACAGCAGCCTATGTACCAGCAG TTGGCACCTCCAGGAGGCCCATTGCAGCAGCCGCCACCACCGGTGCCTCAGCAGCCCCCATCACAGGGCCAGCCGGCCCCAGGAAGTGGAGAGGCACAGCTCATCTCCTTTGACTGA